Proteins encoded together in one Juglans regia cultivar Chandler chromosome 9, Walnut 2.0, whole genome shotgun sequence window:
- the LOC109004221 gene encoding probable disease resistance protein At5g45510 has product MDEIVQQDAIVAEPRNEAKSKDEGQQQSPRVQVTLSVEPDHKVRATITVTATAMIPLMSEEQLKKELENIMKLFEEENVETIALVGDAGVGKTWMARKINDFIINSESCFYGNLWISMNKKHDKRSLYDVLAHQLSLQASTEDYQEGNDDGKKSEELISNITMKLEERGSKKPEVLEITKMLRKMELKKLEELVREIHKKLRGMESYRREVLEITKMVREMESRKSDELEREITKKLREMEKEKLQELGVIDEKSGGSDSLSDGKAFSGNDGLKDQSKQPAKKLWKTGKEKIEEMTTKKKTVEMIDENSGGGRSSSKVEVLFLLVILDDIRSDSTYEEETRAELKRLMPMESKTRLKFLVTRRPDKGSNEKKSENEEMTFEIKPLPAKESGTLFMELLKIAIPGLENFEASIKKIAEKSNGLPIGVVVLVAEALNLSGADDLELSKSENALKEVANNEADKCMTLLLCFAIDMLHGGDHGSWSTPGNDTLVNCYWHSREFVSRHGAIDYNVLIFSWILEGYFGSADHIKQTYEEGHRVLMKLIGCGLLKMLEDNLVMMEELVLHIPDCRRVGYEQRSVLGLARVLDESIWKGFGTLAPSDYMMKTPTRGSKQDKYISTLLIHGSHLCREDPNLYFKEKLGLQNLAIFNPRFKSFPPLSSKMEELCVLVLRGCDQLQMIDDIQHLKSLTVLEISDANFLEKITDDLFKEMTNLQTLNFCAVSIKTLPSSLSNLSQLRWLILRRCPFLESLPNLKALTNLEVLDLSGSTSLLKITDKTFTHLKKIQFLDFSHTSIKRFPILCNLGKLENLTRLLLRDCKLTRLPSFKALPALQYLDVSASNMLKEINGDFSENKDKLKILDLSKTEIKRLPSNFGNFPNLELLDLSDASKLVEIPENAFKNMVCLRHLNLSNTKLESLPKISNLVNLRQLFLKNCPLHKLPTMEGVTRLEELHLSNASSLVEIEDQSFDHMSHIRHLDFSHTKIKTLPSLANLNNLHSLNLSGTGLTLPSISDLTNLTQLSLRGCSVPDQSEPSFEKHRNLEVLDLSETGITSLPTLKNLTSLRELKLRGCSKLEQLQHLELLAHLEVLDLWETGIKKFPNEIYKLSLLKHLDLPKGIQEFDLQKMERLPEVLNWNECCSLEKWQNMTCKSVTVTKFVKDLEEKPGLWEQEFKEFHFSVCPEQGRPGDIHWHKVNAFFRRIYFKTLSFDSFRDQVCRFRQYLEIVGFDSFPAGVEDALKKASYVSLIGNKFITRLSDLGVENVDAMKGCWLQRCTEMEKISLGEETEAKMEGNLEILWASNLPKLKHVRSGIQPEGGGFKNLTEMYLDCCPLIKYVFHSFQFPEKLRILQIKFCEDLERLFEPNVLDADKKWSSSLQKLHLVELPKLTGMGVPKLKKIRDVFPSLLAFRVKECPMLEITSEQIKEAGGHVENSNNVEEHWYEETPTRSVYGQCSS; this is encoded by the exons aTGGATGAGATTGTTCAACAGGATGCGATTGTTGCAGAGCCAAGGAATGAAGCCAAGTCAAAAG ATGAGGGCCAACAACAGAGTCCTCGTGTTCAAGTTACTTTATCGGTGGAACCAGATCATAAAGTTAGAGCAACAATTACGGTGACTG caacAGCCATGATTCCCTTGATGAGTGAAGAACAACTAAAAAAAGAGTTAGAGAATATAATGAAGTTGTTTGAGGAGGAAAATGTGGAAACCATTGCCTTGGTGGGGGATGCAGGAGTAGGAAAAACATGGATGGCTAGAAAGATCAATGATTTTATCATCAATTCTGAGAGCTGCTTTTATGGGAATCTTTGGATATCTATGAACAAAAAGCACGACAAAAGGTCCCTTTATGATGTCCTTGCCCATCAGTTGTCCCTACAAGCAAGTACCGAGGATTATCAAGAAGGTAATGATGACGGAAAGAAATCGGAAGAGTTGATAAGCAACATAACTATGAAGCTTGAGGAAAGGGGAAGCAAGAAACCGGAAGTGTTGGAGATAACTAAGATGCTCAGGAAAATGGAACTCAAGAAATTGGAAGAGTTGGTACGCGAGATACATAAGAAGCTAAGGGGAATGGAAAGCTATAGGAGGGAAGTGTTGGAGATAACTAAGATGGTCAGGGAAATGGAAAGCAGGAAATCGGATGAGTTAGAAAGGGAGATAACTAAGAAGCTCCGGGAAATGGAAAAGGAGAAGCTCCAGGAATTGGGGGTAATAGATGAGAAATCTGGAGGATCAGATAGTCTTTCTGATGGCAAAGCATTTTCGGGTAATGATGGACTGAAAGATCAGAGCAAGCAGCCAGCTAAGAAGTTGTGGAAAACAGGGAAAGAGAAGATCGAGGAAATGACAACAAAAAAGAAGACCGTGGAAATGATTGATGAGAATTCTGGAGGAGGTAGATCATCTTCTAAAGTTGAAGTACTATTTCTTTTAGTAATTCTGGATGATATTCGCAGTGACAGTACTTATGAAGAGGAAACTAGGGCTGAATTGAAAAGGTTGATGCCAATGGAATCAAAAACTAGGCTCAAGTTTTTAGTCACAAGAAGGCCGGACAAAGGGAGCAATGAGAAGAAATCGGAGAATGAGGAAATGACCTTTGAGATTAAGCCCTTGCCGGCAAAAGAGTCAGGGACTCTATTTATGGAACTTCTCAAAATTGCAATTCCCGGTCTAGAAAATTTTGAAGCAAGTATTAAGAAAATTGCAGAAAAGAGCAATGGTCTGCCAATTGGAGTAGTCGTACTGGTAGCAGAAGCCTTAAATCTATCAGGAGCAGATGATTTAGAGCTTTCGAAATCGGAAAATGCTCTGAAAGAAGTAGCTAATAATGAAGCAGATAAATGCATGACTTTGCTCCTGTGCTTTGCAATTGACATGTTGCATGGAGGTGATCATGGGTCTTGGAGTACCCCAGGAAACGACACTTTGGTCAATTGCTATTGGCACAGCCGGGAATTCGTAAGCAGACATGGTGCAATAGATTACAATGTGTTGATATTCAGCTGGATATTGGAAGGATATTTTGGTTCTGCTGATCATATTAAGCAGACATATGAAGAAGGGCACCGCGTGCTAATGAAACTAATAGGATGTGGGTTGCTGAAAATGCTAGAAGATAATCTTGTTATGATGGAAGAATTGGTTCTTCACATTCCAGATTGTCGTCGTGTTGGATATGAGCAGAGATCAGTCCTGGGATTGGCTCGTGTTCTTGACGAAAGCATTTGGAAAGGATTTGGGACACTTGCACCTTCAGATTATATGATGAAGACACCTACAAGAGGCTCAAAACAAGATAAATATATTTCCACCCTCCTCATTCATGGAAGTCATCTCTGCAGGGAAGACCCAAATTTATACTTCAAGGAGAAGCTGGGACTCCAAAATCTTGCCATTTTCAATCCCAGGTTCAAGTCATTCCCTCCATTATCGTCTAAAATGGAAGAGCTTTGTGTGTTGGTTCTCAGAGGTTGTGATCAACTGCAAATGATTGATGACATCCAACACCTGAAATCACTGACAGTTCTGGAGATATCTGATGCTAACTTCTTAGAAAAGATCACAGACGATCTTTTTAAGGAAATGACTAATCTTCAGACCCTCAACTTTTGTGCAGTCTCCATCAAAACGCTTCCTTCCTCTCTTTCCAACCTTAGCCAACTACGTTGGCTCATCCTCAGGAGGTGCCCTTTTTTGGAAAGCTTGCCAAATCTAAAAGCACTTACAAATCTCGAGGTGCTTGATCTTTCTGGTTCTACATCTTTGCTAAAGATTACAGACAAAACCTTCACCCATCTTAAGAAAATCCAATTCCTTGATTTTTCCCATACCTCGATTAAAAGATTTCCAATCCTTTGCAACCTTGGCAAGCTTGAAAATCTCACTCGACTCTTGCTGCGCGACTGTAAGTTAACCAGATTACCTTCCTTTAAAGCCTTACCTGCTCTTCAATATCTTGATGTTTCAGCTTCTAATATGTTAAAGGAAATCAATGGAGACTTTTCTGAAAATAAGGATAAACTCAAGATCCTTGATTTGTCCAAGACTGAAATCAAACGTTTGCCTTCCAATTTTGGCAACTTTCCAAATCTTGAGCTGCTTGATCTTTCTGATGCCTCCAAATTGGTTGAAATCCCAGAAAATGCCTTCAAAAACATGGTTTGCCTCCGTCATCTGAACCTCTCAAACACTAAACTTGAAAGTCTACCGAAAAtctccaaccttgttaaccttcgACAGCTCTTTCTGAAAAATTGCCCACTACATAAATTGCCAACAATGGAAGGAGTTACAAGACTTGAGGAGCTTCATCTTTCTAATGCTTCTAGTCTGGTTGAGATTGAAGATCAATCATTTGATCATATGAGCCATATCCGTCATCTTGATTTCTCACATACCAAAATTAAAACTCTTCCATCACTGGCCAACCTCAATAACCTTCATTCTCTCAACCTTTCAGGAACAGGACTTACATTACCTTCCATTTCAGATCTCACCAACCTCACTCAACTTTCACTTCGAGGTTGTTCAGTCCCAGATCAATCAGAGCCAAGTTTCGAAAAACATAGAAATCTCGAAGTTTTGGATCTGTCGGAGACAGGAATCACGTCTCTACCAACATTGAAAAATCTTACCAGTCTCCGGGAGCTCAAGTTAAGAGGTTGTTCGAAGTTGGAGCAGCTTCAACATTTGGAATTGCTTGCTCATTTAGAGGTTCTTGATTTGTGGGAGACGGGAATCAAAAAGTTTCCCAACGAGATCTATAAGTTGAGTCTTTTAAAGCACCTGGATCTGCCAAAGGGTATTCAAGAATTTGACTTGCAGAAGATGGAGCGCCTGCCAGAGGTGCTAAACTGGAATGAATGCTGCAGCTTAGAGAAATGGCAAAACATGACTTGCAAATCGGTTACAGTTACGAAGTTTGTCAAAGATTTGGAGGAAAAACCTGGGTTATGGGAACAAGAGTTCAAAGAATTTCACTTTTCTGTTTGCCCTGAGCAAGGCAGACCTGGAGACATCCATTGGCACAAAGTAAATGCTTTCTTCAGAAGAATCTACTTCAAAACTCTATCTTTCGATTCTTTCCGTGATCAGGTGTGTCGCTTTCGCCAGTACTTGGAAATTGTTGGGTTTGATTCTTTTCCTGCTGGGGTTGAGGATGCTCTCAAGAAAGCATCTTATGTATCTTTGATTGGAAATAAGTTCATTACACGATTATCAGATCTTGGTGTGGAAAATGTGGATGCAATGAAAGGTTGTTGGCTACAGAGGTGCACGGAAATGGAGAAAATATCTTTGGGAGAAGAAACAGAAGCCAAAATGGAGGGAAATCTAGAGATTTTGTGGGCATCAAACCTTCCCAAATTGAAGCATGTACGCAGCGGGATACAGCCAGAAGGCGGGGGCTTTAAAAATCTTACAGAAATGTATCTAGATTGTTGCCCATTGATTAAATATGTCTTTCATTCATTCCAATTCCCGGAAAAGCTAAGGATCCTCCAGATCAAATTCTGTGAGGATTTAGAAAGGCTGTTTGAGCCGAATGTCTTGGATGCTGATAAAAAATGGAGTTCGAGTTTACAGAAACTGCATCTGGTGGAACTGCCCAAGTTGACAGGGATGGGGGTGCCAAAGTTGAAGAAGATTCGTGATGTATTTCCATCGCTGCTAGCATTCAGAGTCAAGGAATGCCCAATGTTGGAGATCACGTCGGAACAAATAAAGGAGGCAGGTGGACATGTTGAAAATAGTAACAACGTTGAAGAACATTGGTACGAGGAAACTCCAACTAGGTCCGTTTATGGGCAATgttcttcttaa